One genomic segment of Pongo pygmaeus isolate AG05252 chromosome 19, NHGRI_mPonPyg2-v2.0_pri, whole genome shotgun sequence includes these proteins:
- the LOC129029844 gene encoding CMT1A duplicated region transcript 15 protein-like protein, whose translation MFSCCFPTSRGCCFRNGRSDSLFRRCQRRLIPHPRCLWPFVRRRTQVPRGSPGQVLAGQAMPEIPSGLHLHIVPVQEEIQEPMEAQTDAPGQYAEIATPAAPAVEPEPAWEEPPPERVLELEGAPAKDQIKEDLPEIMAPTVATGLSPGAESVGGERSGREGVTSTASASSSHAAPHPGHGGKHGGGDQGIQTGLLYIAGKELLSFIRTTALLLQGLFVVLILLGYILEQKVLKSIKRRLGRRVPVAPPALRCNLLCQAWMRVCNWASRLFAPNVLPRTGS comes from the exons ATGTTCTCATGTTGCTTCCCCACTTCGAGAGGTTGCTGCTTCAGGAATGGCAGGAGTGACAGCCTTTTCCGACGATGCCAAAGAAGGCTCATTCCTCACCCCAGATGCCTGTGGCCCTTTGTAAGAAGGCGCACCCAGGTACCACGGGGCAGCCCGGGGCAGGTCCTAGCAGGCCAGGCCATGCCAGAGATCCCATCGGGGCTGCATCTGCACATTGTCCCTGTCCAGGAGGAGATTCAGGAGCCCATGGAGGCACAGACAGATG CTCCTGGTCAATATGCAGAAATAGCAACACCTGCGGCACCAGCTGTAGAGCCAGAGCCAGCATGGGAAGAGCCCCCTCCAGAGAGAGTGCTGGAGCTGGAGGGAGCTCCAGCCAAGGACCAGATCAAGGAGGATCTGCCTGAAATCATGGCACCTACTGTAGCCACTGGCCTTAGCCCTGGAGCTGAAAGTGTGGGTGGAGAGAGAAGTGGGAGGGAAGGGGTGACTAGCACAGCTTCAGCCAGCAGCTCCCATGCTGCCCCTcatcctgggcatggtggcaaacatgGAGGTGGGGACCAGGGCATTCAAACTGGACTCCTGTACATTGCTGGAAAGGAGCTTCTCTCATTCATTAGAACCACAGCCCTGCTGCTGCAGGGCCTGTTTGTTGTGCTAATACTGCTGGGGTATATCCTTGAGCAGAAGGTGCTCAAAAGCATTAAAAGAAGGCTGGGAAGAAGAGTTCCAGTAGCTCCTCCTGCTCTCAGATGCAATCTCCTCTGCCAGGCATGGATGCGTGTCTGCAACTGGGCATCCAGGCTGTTTGCCCCTAATGTGCTGCCCCGAACGGGCTCTTAA
- the LOC129029845 gene encoding tumor necrosis factor receptor superfamily member 13B-like, with translation MGCGSTSSRIQRASQPASGSGKEPSLSRSQTGSQQALLGLKLSADQLALVYSILGLCLCAIFCGFLVAVACFLKKRGDPCSCQPCSRPCQSSAKSSQDHEVEASSPVGTSPEPVETCSFCFPDHRTPTQESVVIPGTLNPVGDGRWRHPVRCPDRW, from the exons ATGGGGTGTGGATCAACTTCCTCCAGGATCCAGAGAGCATCCCAGCCAGCCTCAGGGTCAGGAAAGGAGCCCAGCCTCTCCAGGAGCCAGACAGGCTCACAGCAGG CTCTCCTGGGGCTGAAGCTGAGTGCGGATCAGCTGGCCCTGGTCTACAGTATACTGGGGCTCTGCCTGTGTGCCATCTTCTGCGGCTTCCTAGTGGCAGTGGCCTGCTTCCTCAAGAAGAGGGGGGATCCCTGCTCCTGCCAGCCCTGCTCAAGGCCCTGTCAAAGTTCGGCCAAGTCTTCCCAGG ATCACGAGGTGGAAGCCAGCAGCCCTGTGGGCACATCTCCTGAGCCAGTGGAGACCTGCAGCTTCTGCTTCCCCGatcacaggacccccacccaggAGAGTGTGGTCATACCTGGGACCCTCAACCCCGTGGGTGATGGAAGGTGGAGGCACCCTGTGAGGTGCCCTGATAGATGGTAG
- the LOC129029837 gene encoding TBC1 domain family member 3G-like, translating into MGNIGWDGRQVCPQGTGQPSGQAPWTLVGDVVTPKAMLETELHPVSALEVKQRRKESKHTNKWLKMFADWTKYRSSKKLSQRVYKGIPLAVWGWVWSLLLDIDKVKSQNPGKYKVMKEKGKRSSRISHHIQLDVSHTLQNHLMFIQIFGVKQQELCDILMASSTYNPEVGYHRDLSCITAILLLYLPEEDAFWALTQLLAVFYSLNTARLERLLLHQEQVLHKSFPKIMRQLCKEGLCIEGSMLTRLLWCFLDGKSFGLTLRLWDVLILEGEWVLTAMVHASFKIHRKHLMKLSWSIIWELQERLSQSWALEDNTVLRILQTSMKKLTRNHRDLPPPGGLQHQVPSGVTLWGSQWWGVTWPHQPSYLAFLLHVFFLLSLLYSKKVKWVCRSSGQVLSTPLGHDLSALARLSFNNFINSRLRVFCMESTRCPFHGHRTPESKRQPCGCGVCWGQFRAQVQGALPQRGRILGPI; encoded by the exons ATGGGGAATATCGGGTGGGATGGGCGCCAGGTGTGTCCTCAGGGCACTGGGCAGCCCTCAGGCCAGGCTCCCTGGACTCTGGTGGGTGATGTGGTCACTCCCAAGGCAATGCT TGAGACTGAACTGCACCCAGTCAGTGCCCTGGAGGTGAAG CAAAGACGTAAGGAAAGTAAACATACCAACAAGTGGCTAAAGATGTTTGCAGACTGGACAAAATATAGAAGCAGCAAGAA GCTGTCTCAAAGAGTGTATAAAGGCATTCCCCTGGCAgtgtggggctgggtgtggtcacTCCTGCTAGATATTGACAAAGTCAAGTCCCAGAACCCAGGGAAATATAAG GTCATGAAGGAGAAGGGCAAGAGGTCCTCCAGGatcagccaccacatccagctagatGTCAGCCACACCCTACAGAACCACCTGATGTTCATACAAATATTCGGAGTCAA gCAGCAGGAATTATGTGACATCCTCATGGCCTCCTCTACATATAACCCT GAGGTGGGCTACCACAGGGACCTGAGCTGCATCACCGCCATCCTCCTCCTGTATCTGCCGGAGGAAGATGCTTTCTGGGCACTGACCCAGCTGCTGGCCG TATTCTACAGCCTAAATACTGCCCGGCTCGAGAGGCTCCTATTGCACCAGGAGCAGGTGCTGCACAAGTCCTTCCCGAAGATCATGAGACAGCTG TGCAAGGAAGGGCTGTGCATTGAGGGTTCCATGCTGACGAGGCTCCTCTGGTGTTTCCTTGATGGG AAATCTTTCGGACTCACCCTGAGACTGTGGGATGTGCTCATCTTGGAGGGCGAGTGGGTACTGACGGCCATGGTGCATGCATCATTCAAAATACACAGGA AGCACCTCATGAAGCTTTCCTGGAGCATCATCTGGGAGTTGCAGGAGCGACTCTCTCAGAGCTGGGCCCTGGAGGACAACACAGTCCTCAGGATCCTTCAAACCTCTATGAAGAAACTCACAAGAAACCACCGGGACCTGCCACCCCCAGGTGGGCTCCAGCACCAGGTCCCCTCTGGAGTCACCCTCTGGGGCAGTCAATGGTGGGGAGTGACGTGGCCCCATCAGCCCTCCTACCTGGCCTTCCTCCTGCatgtcttcttcctcctctccctcctctattCTAAGAAAGTCAAATGGGTCTGCCGGTCCTCAGGGCAGGTGCTGAGCACAC CTCTGGGCCATGATCTCTCCGCACTGGCGCGGCTTTCCTTCAATAATTTCATAAACTCCAGACTTCGTGTCTTTTGCATGGAAAGCACGCGGTGCCCATTTCATGGACACCGCACCCCGGAGTCCAAACGTCAGCCCTGCGGGTGTGGGGTTTGTTGGGGACAATTTCGGGCTCAGGTGCAGGGGGCGCTTCCCCAGCGCGGGCGCATCCTGGGCCCCATCTGA